One genomic window of Solanum stenotomum isolate F172 chromosome 9, ASM1918654v1, whole genome shotgun sequence includes the following:
- the LOC125876331 gene encoding transcription initiation factor TFIID subunit 1 isoform X1 translates to MGYEPGGSSRDERDEDDEEEYEEAGGGNRLLGFMFGNVDYSGDLDVDYLDEDAKEHLAALADKLGPSLTEIDLSVKSPQESADAAEQDYDEKAEDAVDYEDIDEQYEGPEVQTVTEEDLLLPKRDYFSTEISLTTLENRDSVFDDENYDEDDNEEKEQEVVENTVEVQSTPVKGEYNNEAEVIFHGNKVPEEVISTDALESSEDLQEEQPLALEEPVESQSSLPLPVLCVEDGVAILKFSEIFALHKPRKKAEKRERRCSVPKDKYKAMDTLDIVEEDEVKLLRGSYEEFPWLRMTHVHHDSALTLLDNEPGTVQGTDDLKPKIEKKDSCCTAEPMKENLSMDLSADWSSPICPEFYPLDQQDWEDRIIWDNSPPLSDNTAESCEISEPDYEALTDKQLDVEAESQSLQSEKEIEPHEKGHSSFFSCSVSVEPFGSKQPSGHLDISLSEGRYHPQLLRLESRLNADRQRSTDTPKDEDTDEILSSDALRRFSKLTLQNRDILEESWVDNIIWEPDQPFPKPKLIYDLQDEQMLFEVLDNRDGQQLMLHAGAMITTGLVKPSSGDSAELYGLSALSGRFNIANDKYYLNRKSTQQLKSHSKKRTAHGLKVLHSIPALKLQTMKAKLSNKDIANFHRPRALWHPHDNEVVLKEQRKLPTQGPMKIILKSLGGKGSKLHVAAEETISSLKSKASKKLDFKLSEPVKIIYCGKELEDDKSLSAQNVPPNSVLHLVRTRIHLLPRAQKLPGENKSLRPPGAFKKKSDLSAKDGHVFLMEYCEERPLLLGNVGMGARLCTYYQKLSPNDQQGTLMRNGNTGLGSVLTLDHSDKSPFLGDIKPGCSQSSLETNMYRAPIFQQKVSSTDYLLVRSTKGKLSIRRIDRIDVVGQQEPHMEVISPGSKGVQTYIMNRLLVYMYREFRAIEKRGSRPFIRADELSAQFPSLSEAFLRKRLKHCADLQRRSNGQFQWVMRFNFRIPSEEELRRLVSPESVCAYESMQAGLYRLKRLGITRLTHPTGLSAAMNQLPDEAIALAAASHIERELLITPWNLSSNFVACTNQDRENIERLEITGVGDPSGRGLGFSYVRTTPKAPIPNAISKKKAVVAKGSTVTGTDADLRRLSMEAAREVLLKFNVPEEQIAKLTRWHRIAMIRKLSSEQAASGVKVDPTTISKYARGQRMSFLQLQQQTREKCQEIWDRQVQNLSAVDGEENESDSEVNSDLDSFAGDLENLLDAEDFEDGEEGSHEPKHDNVDGVKGLKMRRRPFQAQVEEEIEDEAAEAAELCRMLMDDDEADRKKKKKDKAMGEQVGFVPDIRYRFSTESTDRGKKPQIFAKPSIKFDGLNGLDFIGDQKELQAEGFTAKRTPSSKVKPKKKFDVLDSGLFNKKVKILGEGIKPMKEKKSARDSFVCGACGQLGHMRTNKNCPKYGEDVEARAESIDLEKTTGKSMGSTDLLDQPQIFSKKAIQKSGTKNVMVEVHEDDNSSSKAKVLKVKCGSTDRLPDKPTPATSLNSDIPVTSDAEIGTVPPPIKFNKIKFSNKMRAEDDSNEAHKPSILVRPPTETADSHRSKKIVIKQLKDSTSVDEGFLDGSNGMEFRKTKKINELSYLGQQEREYFYEETLGRKKMDDKRLWEEEERRRIAVRQREERAQIYERQKALEEQEKLAAIESYQDAIRREREEEERLKEKKKKKKKTEMRDDYLDDFLPRRNDRRIPDRDRSVKRRQTFESGRHAKEHAPPTKRRRGGEVGLSNILEEIVDTLKNNVNVSYLFLKPVTRKEAPDYHKYVKRPMDLSTIKEKARKLEYKNRGQFRHDVAQITINAHLYNDGRNPGIPPLADQLLEICDYLLEENESILAEAESGIE, encoded by the exons ATGGGTTATGAACCTGGTGGCTCATCCCGGGATGAGCGTGATGAAG ATGATGAGGAAGAATATGAGGAAGCTGGCGGTGGTAACCGACTTTTGGGATTTATGTTTGGTAATGTTGACTACTCTGGTGATCTCGATGTTGACTACCTTGACGAG GACGCCAAGGAGCATCTTGCTGCTTTAGCTGACAAGCTTGGTCCGTCTCTGACAGAGATAGAT TTGTCAGTGAAGTCCCCACAAGAATCTGCAGATGCTGCTGAACAAG ATTATGATGAGAAGGCTGAAGACGCTGTAGATTATGAGGACATTGATGAGCAATATGAAGGACCCGAGGTACAAACTGTTACTGAAGAGGACCTATTATTGCCGAAGAGGGATTATTTTTCAACAGAAATCTCTCTAACTACTTTGGAGAATCGTGATTCTGTTTTCGATGATGAAAACTATGATGAGGATGATAATGAAGAGAAGGAACAGGAGGTGGTAGAGAACACTGTTGAAGTTCAATCTACTCCTGTAAAAG GAGAGTACAACAATGAAGCTGAAGTCATTTTTCATGGGAATAAGGTTCCAGAAGAAGTTATATCCACAGATGCTCTCGAATCTAGTGAAGATCTTCAAGAG GAACAACCTCTTGCTTTGGAAGAGCCAGTTGAAAGTCAAAGCTCTCTGCCTCTACCTGTTCTTTGTGTCGAAGATGGGGTGGCAATTCTGAAGTTCTCTGAAATTTTTGCCCTTCATAAACCTCGGAAGAAAGCAGAGAAGAGGGAGCGACGTTGCTCTGTTCCCAAAG ACAAATACAAGGCCATGGACACACTggatattgttgaagaagatgaagttaaATTACTGAGAGGGTCCTATGAAGAGTTTCCTTGGTTGAGGATGACCCATGTACATCATGATAGTGCTTTAACATTGCTGGATAATGAACCAGGAACAGTTCAAGGGACTGATGACTTAAAGCCAAAAATCGAGAAAAAGGATTCTTGTTGTACTGCTGAACCAATGAAAGAAAATCTATCAATGGATCTTTCTGCTGATTGGAGCTCACCCATTTGTCCTGAGTTCTATCCTCTTGACCAGCAAGACTGGGAGGATAGAATTATTTGGGATAATTCTCCTCCATTGAGTGATAATACTGCTGAGAGTTGTGAGATTTCTGAACCTGATTATGAAGCATTGACTGATAAACAACTGGATGTGGAGGCCGAGTCTCAAAGTTTACAGTcagaaaaagaaattgaacccCATGAAAAAGGTCATAGCTCCTTTTTTTCTTGCAGTGTTTCTGTGGAGCCTTTTGGTTCAAAACAACCTTCAGGACACCTGGATATTTCATTATCAGAAGGAAGATATCACCCTCAGCTTTTGAGACTAGAGTCTCGCTTGAATGCAGATAGGCAAAGGAGCACAGATACTCCGAAGGATGAAGACACTGATGAAATCCTTAGCAGTGATGCCTTAAGGCGATTTAGCAAGCTTACATTACAAAATAGAGATATACTGGAGGAATCTTGGGTGGACAACATTATTTGGGAACCAGATCAACCCTTTCCGAAGCCAAAGCTCATATATGATCTTCAAGACGAACAAATGCTTTTTGAAGTTCTGGATAACAGGGACGGCCAACAGCTTATGCTTCATGCTGGAGCAATGATCACAACTGGTTTAGTGAAGCCCAGTAGTGGTGATTCTGCCGAGTTATATGGCCTCAGTGCTTTATCCGGGCGTTTCAATATTGCCaatgacaaatattatttgaacAGAAAGTCAACTCAGCAACTAAAATCACATTCAAAGAAACGCACTGCACATGGTCTCAAAGTTCTGCACTCAATACCAGCTCTTAAGCTGCAGACAATGAAGGCTAAGCTAAGCAA TAAAGACATTGCAAATTTTCATCGGCCAAGAGCTTTATGGCATCCCCATGACAATGAGGTGGTACTTAAGGAACAGAGAAAGTTGCCTACACAAGGGCCAATGAAAATCATATTGAAAAGCTTGGGTGGCAAAGGAAGTAAACTTCATGTGGCAGCAGAGGAGACCATTTCTTCCCTTAAGTCAAAGGCATCCAAGAAGCTTG ATTTCAAACTGTCTGAGCCAGTGAAGATAATTTACTGTGGGAAGGAGCTTGAAGATGATAAATCTCTTTCTGCCCAAAATGTGCCACCAAACTCTGTGCTGCATCTTGTTCGTACCAGGATACATTTGTTGCCTAGGGCACAAAAACTTCCTGGTGAGAACAAGTCCCTGCGTCCTCCTGgtgcatttaaaaaaaaatctgatcTTTCTGCGAAAGATGGCCATGTTTTCCTAATGGA ATACTGTGAGGAGAGGCCTTTGCTCCTTGGAAATGTTGGAATGGGTGCAAGATTGTGTACTTACTACCAAAAATTATCTCCAAATGATCAGCAAGGCACCTTGATGCGCAATGGAAATACTGGATTGGGGAGTGTACTCACACTTGATCATTCTGATAAATCCCCCTTCCTTGGGGATATAAAACCTGGTTGCAGCCAGTCATCTCTTGAAACAAATATGTATAGGGCACCGATTTTTCAGCAGAAGGTCTCATCAACTGACTATTTGTTGGTTCGCTCAACAAAGGGTAAGCTGTCCATAAGGCGGATAGACAGGATTGATGTTGTAGGGCAACAG GAGCCTCACATGGAGGTAATCTCTCCTGGATCAAAAGGTGTTCAGACCTACATAATGAACAGACTATTGGTGTATATGTATCGTGAATTTCGAGCTATTGAAAAGCGCGGTTCCCGTCCTTTCATCCGCGCAGATGAGCTGTCCGCACAGTTCCCTAGTTTGTCAGAGGCCTTTCTTAGGAAAAGACTCAAGCATTGTGCTGATTTGCAG AGAAGATCAAATGGACAGTTCCAATGGGTTATGAGGTTCAATTTTCGGATACCATCCGAGGAGGAATTGAGGAGGCTGGTTTCACCGGAAAGT GTATGTGCATATGAAAGCATGCAAGCTGGCCTGTATAGGCTTAAGCGCCTAGGTATTACGCGGCTTACTCATCCTACAGGTCTATCAGCTGCAATGAACCAGCTCCCAGATGAAGCGATTGCTTTAGCTGCTGCATCACATATTGAAAGGGAACTTCTAATCACACCTTGGAACTTGAGTAGCAACTTTGTTGCCTGTACAAACCAG GACAGAGAAAATATTGAGCGTCTGGAAATTACTGGTGTTGGTGATCCATCTGGTCGGGGATTAGGGTTCAGTTATGTACGCACCACTCCTAAGGCACCAATACCAAATGCAATCTCCAAGAAAAAAGCAGTTGTTGCCAAAGGGTCAACAGTAACAGGCACTGATGCAGACCTACGAAGACTGAGCATGGAAGCTGCACGCGAG GTTCTTCTCAAGTTTAATGTTCCAGAGGAGCAGATTGCTAAACTAACAAGGTGGCACCGAATTGCTATGATTCGCAAGCTTTCTAGCGAGCAAGCTGCATCCGGTGTGAAAGTTGATCCAACAACTATAAGCAAATATGCTCGTGGCCAGCGCATGTCCTTTCTGCAGCTGCAGCAGCAAACAAGAGAAAAATGTCAGGAAATCTGGGACCGACAAGTCCAAAATCTTAGTGCAGTTGATGGTGAAGAAAATGAGAGCGACTCTGAAGTGAACAGTGACCTGGACTCATTTGCTGGTGACTTGGAAAATCTTCTTGACGCAGAGGACTTCGAGGATGGTGAGGAGGGTAGTCATGAGCCCAAACATGATAATGTTGATGGAGTCAAAGGACTCAAGATGAGAAGACGCCCCTTTCAGGCTCAGGTGGAAGAGGAGATCGAGGATGAGGCAGCTGAAGCTGCAGAATTATGCCGCATGCTCATGGATG ATGATGAAGCTGAtcggaagaagaaaaaaaaggacaaaGCCATGGGCGAACAAGTTGGTTTCGTGCCAGATATAAGATACAGGTTTAGTACTGAAAGCACTGATCGGGGTAAAAAACCTCAGATATTTGCCAAGCCAAGCATAAAGTTTGATGGGCTAAATGGGTTGGATTTCATTGGAGATCAGAAGGAG CTGCAGGCTGAAGGGTTTACTGCTAAAAGAACCCCATCTAGCAAGGTGAAACCCAAGAAAAAGTTTGATGTTCTGGACTCTGGATTGTTTAATAAGAAAGTTAAAATACTAGGGGAGGGAATAAAG CCCATGAAAGAGAAGAAGTCAGCAAGAGACAGTTTTGTCTGTGGAGCCTGTGGTCAG CTTGGTCACATGAGAACTAATAAGAATTGTCCCAAGTATGGGGAAGATGTGGAGGCACGAGCAGAAAGCATTGATCTGGAAAAGACTACAGGAAAATCTATGGGTTCTACTGATCTCTTGGATCAGCCCCAGATCTTCTCAAAGAAAGCCATCCAAAAAAGTGGAACGAAGAATGTGATGGTCGAAGTTCATGAGGATGATAATTCCAGTTCAAAGGCCAAAGTTCTGAAGGTCAAATGTGGTTCAACAGACAGACTTCCTGATAAACCTACTCCTGCGACCTCACTTAATTCTGACATACCAGTGACTTCAGATGCTGAAATTGGAACTGTACCACCCcccataaaatttaataaaattaagttttcaAATAAGATGAGAGCTGAGGATGATTCCAATGAAGCTCACAAGCCTTCCATTCTGGTAAGGCCACCAACGGAGACTGCAGACTCACATCGCAGCAAGAAAATTGTAATTAAGCAACTTAAGGACTCCACAAGTGTGGATGAAGGATTCTTGGATGGAAGCAATGGCATGGAGTTCAGGAAGACAAAGAAAATCAACGAATTGTCATACTTGGGGCAGCAAGAGAGGGAATACTTCTATGAAGAGACTTTAGGAAGGAAAAAAATGGATGATAAACGATTATGGGAAGAGGAGGAGAGGAGGAGAATTGCTGTGAGGCAGAGAGAAGAAAGAGCCCAGATATATGAACGACAGAAGGCATTAGAAGAACAGGAGAAATTAGCGGCGATTGAAAGCTATCAAGACGCCATAAGAAGAGAGAGGGAGGAAGAAGAACGtctaaaggaaaaaaagaagaaaaagaagaagactgAAATGAGAGATGATTACTTGGATGATTTTCTTCCCAGAAGGAACGACAGAAGGATACCAGATCGAGACAGATCGGTGAAGCGGAGACAAACTTTCGAGTCCGGAAGGCATGCTAAAGAGCATGCACCGCCAACAAAGCGCCGAAGAGGGGGAGAG GTTGgtttgtcaaatattttagaAGAAATTGTTGATACACTGAAGAACAATGTGAACGTATCATACCTCTTCTTGAAGCCAGTGACCCGAAAGGAAGCTCCAGATTATCACAAGTATGTAAAGCGCCCTATGGACCTATCTACCATCAAAGAGAAAGCCAGGAAACTGGAATATAAAAACCGCGGGCAATTCAGGCATGATGTGGCACAGATCACTATCAATGCACATTTGTACAATGATGGGCGCAACCCAGGTATTCCTCCCCTTGCGGATCAGCTTCTAGAGATTTGTGACTACTTGCTGGAAGAGAATGAGTCCATCTTAGCTGAAGCTGAATCTGGTATTGAGTGA